The genome window ctaaacataaaacatgtataaaatactAAGAATAAAGTACATAAaagatacatacatacatatatatatatatacatacatacatatatatatacatacataacaatgctcttcattttccttttagGCTAGTGTTTTAGACTTTTTCTTTACAGCAATTGTTCCTCTCTCCAACACTCAACATGTTATCTCATTAAAGATCACGAACAccaattatatttattagtGAATGCAGATGAAGTCGTATTTGCTTGGACAAggtgttttccaatttattgaTGGTTCTTTGATGTGTCCCTCTTCTCACTTGACTACTACCAATAGCTCTTTTCTTCGAGTTAATCCCTCTTTTCTTCATTGGAAACAACATGACCACCTTATTTTGAGTGCACTCCTTTGTAAGGTTTGAAACAAGCTCCTCGAGCATAGTATACTTGACTGAGTGATTATCTTTTATCTATTGGATTTCATGCTTTAAAGGTTGATACCTCTTTATTCATCTTATCTATGggtattgatatattttatctCCTTATTTACGTCGATGATATTTTGCTACAATTCAATCTTGCTCCACTATTTAATCCAGTTGCTTAGCTCAAAATTCAAGCAATAAAATTTAAGAGTTGcctattattttttagggaTTGAGGTTCACCCTACTAGTATGAGTATCATGTTACGGCAAGATAAGTATATTCTTGACATAATTCACCAAGCAGGTATGTTTTCCTGCAAACTAGTCGACACTCCTATTTTTGCCTTCAAACTTGATATGGTGTCCGATTACATGTTTTCTGATCCTACATGGTTTCGTCAAATTATTGatgctttttaatatataacatTTATGAgaccagatatttttttttatttttgtgaacaAAGTATGTTAGTTGATGCATGTTCCTACAGATGCGTATTAGACTGCCGTTAAACGCATTATGCGTTATCTGAAAGGTACATTTTCTTTTGGCTTACAAATCACCTGCAGTTCTTCATTTACTTTACATGATTTACAAATATTGTTTGGGCTGGTAATGTTGGTGATTATAAGTCAACAAGTGGTTATTTTGTCTATTTTAGTTATACAtcaatttcttgaaaatcaaGCAAACAACATACAATTGCTTGATCTTCGACTGAGGTTGAGTATAAGATTTTAGCTTACGGGGCTTCTGAGGTCCTATGGCTTCAATACTTATTGACAGATATGCAAATTACTCCTACTTCTTTGCATATGTTTAAGTGTGATAATTTAATTGCCACTTTTTTGTCCGCCAATCATAATTTTCATGCTCGTATTAAACATGTGGAGGTTGACTACCATTTTGTACACGATGAGGTTGCAAAGAAAGATATTCAAATTCACTTCATTTCCTCTAGGGATCAATTTATAGATATTCTTACCAAGCTATTTTCCATCGCTTCTTTTAATCATTTTCGATTCAAGCTTCGAGTTGAACCCCCACCCTTAGCTTAAAGGGGTGTATTATAGAAAGTGTTATTTTATAGGGTATGTATTACAGTAATTCTATTTATCATGTGTATATGATAATTGTGTGTTGTAAACTCTATATTAACTATTGTACACTCCCctatatgtataaataaaaaagattgactAAGTAATTAGTTAAGCCCCTATTCTTCTTAGCTCTCATAGTCAAACAGTTGAATAATAGATACTTGTTTCTGCAGTAACCCGAATATGGGTGTTGTTCCTTCTGAGCTAAGATTGATGAAATAATGGAGAACCATATCATGTGATCGCATGTTATCATTGAGTAAATACGAGTCACACTTGGAAATCTCAAGTTCTATGGAAATTTAACCAAATCATTGTCAATTGCAATACGAATTAATTAATCTTCaccatttgaattttatttatttttcagcttacTTTGCTCAGAAAGAACGTATTGTACGTAGTGGTGATGATAAACCTACTGCACATGGTCGAACGCAGCGCGTAGGCGTCAAAATTAAGCTTCATGTCTTTACCGGACtgggaaaagagaagaaaaaggcaTGAAGTAGCAGAAGCTGAGAAAACCAATCTAGAGACACTGAAACTGAACTAAAGAAGAAATATTAGCCCAGTTAAAATACTCCAAACATTGTGTGATTTACACATAAGCTTATTGGTATTGTGTGCTTAATATACGTACTGAGGACTTATGCAAGAAATCTATAGTCTATACAAACATATACACGCCTAGTTGCCCTTTCGTGCCTTCTAATGCACAAAGATGAATCACATAATATATCTTCATGCAGTCACTAAATATTACTGTGATTGGAGATGATATCTACTATTCACTTTTGCGATAGAGTAACGGTAAGCACGAAGTAACCTCCTCTGAAATCTTCCAAGATTGAGCCTCACATTTTGGTTATCAAGATAGATCGACTTTGTGTATTGCCATCCCTTGTCAGACACGCTTCTGGGATCTCGAAGAACAGGATCATTCTTATCGTATTTGTCATACAATGAACTCTCTCTTGGAAGAATTTGGTAGCCAATATACTTTAAACCAAGCTTCCTTGCAGGCTCACCATAATAAGCATCGGCTGCCCATTCTGTTCCTAGAGGAATAACTTGGATAAAAACAGAGCCAGGCTTCATAAACAGAAAATGAGTCATGGCAGCACCATGGACACCAATCATAACTTCACTTGAATTAAGTGCGCGATATATCCTGGCCAGTTCTGTCGTTGGTTCAGGCCTCATCACTTCAACTCGAAATCCGATTTCTTCAGCCATCTTCACCAATAAATTCTCATTAGTTATAGCTCTAGATCCATTTCGAGATAAAATTACCAGTTTAGGTTTCTTCAAGGTGGCTTCATGCACttgctttaggtttttttttgatgaatgaGCTTTcagttcaagttttttttgagCTCCTCGTTCTTCTCCTTTAATCATACTTTTAATTCGAGGCCAGTAAGCTCGGTCTAGAAAATTGCGAAAATCAACAATGCTTTTATTCTCCTGCATCAGTGAAGGATCCACTGTGAGCTCATCATGGATTCTAAGACCAGCAATAGCTTCAGGAAAGCAATGGGTTTTCTTGTCTCCACTAAAATCAATGGCAGGATAATCCGAAAGAAGTGAAAGAATGTTTCCATACTTCATGATCCACCAATTATGATAATCGAGAATAACAAACACAACCTTCTTCTTGAAATGCTGTGATGTAATGTACAAAGGCAAAATCCCATCATTGAATTCATGATAAACATTACCGGTGTAGCCTCCAGTCGAAAAGAACACTGCCGGTACATCATGCATGACATCGCAATGATGGTTAATTCTAGAATTCTCTGTCTTTGCAATAAGGCCTAATTCATCAATTGAGTCCATCACACTCGTTTCCCATTTTCGAGTGTATGGTTTGATCTTTTCATGATGGAGTTCCTCATCTTTATCAACTAAACTCGAAACCTTGTTCATCACAGAATTGTTATTTCTTGAGGTGAAGAGGAAGATCGAAGAAGAGGCAGAATGTGTTCTTACATCCCCTTTCATAACACAGACATCAGAACGCATACTGCTTCGGTCACAACATATGGTTCCTGAATTTACCACAAAAAAATGTGTAAAACATTTGGGGAAACTAACAGTAAAACATCAATTCATATTACTATACGAGCCTCCCATTTGAGCAAActtcacaaaataaaaacaaggtaAGAAAGAGACTTTAACCCAGTAACTTTGTGTCTACTTTTTTTGTTACAGAAACTAGATCATTCACTCACGTTGATTGAGTAACCACTTAAAActccaaaagaagaaaaaagaaaaaatcagttCCATCATTAATTCTCCCTAACTTTCTTGGTTACGTAATTACGTAGCCCAAGGAAATTCTAAATATCAGAAAGCAATAAACGTCAAGGCTGTTAATTAATACCTAGTACTGTTTGATtcaataaaactttttaaaaaagaaatagaggaagaaagGCAAAAAGAATAGAacaccacacaaaaaaaaaaaaaaagagagtactAACCATTAGAAATCGAAGAGCACAAATAAGCTTTTGCATTTACATTAGTAGCAACCCCATCACTTTCTACATCAAAAGAATCTGCAAAAACCAGACAAACATGATCAGCAaatgcaaagaagaagaaaagaaaaaaaaggaagcagaGAAAAAATAGCCAAAACCCATGAGAGAGAGGAGCTTACACGAAAGAGAGGAAGTAGAGGAAGAGCAAAACAAGGGAGGAGATAAAATAAGACagcaagagagaagagaaagaatgaCAAGAGAGAAAAGCTTGGGCCTTGTCCTATTGAAATAACCCGAGCTTGCTGCACACATCAAAGATGACAACAGCACCTCCTCTTCTTCAACATGTTGACGATCACCTTTTTTTAACTGATCATGATATCTATAGGAGTGCACCATTGCCAACTATTCTCAAATGTAAAGCTTCTatcttttttggatttataaAAAACTCAACGACtaaaacaagagaaagaaagaatttttttgagTGAACAAAGTTTCTGAGCAAACCCCAGTACTTTATttacttcttttgtttttttccaaagGTTCTTCCTTTTCTGGGTTGTAAAAGTGTTGAACTAAAACCCAGTTTTGAACGGAGAAAAGAGAGCAGTTCATGTATttgtaaagagagagagagaaaacagaAGTTAGTTTCTACGTTGTCGTAATGGTTATGCTGTGGAGGTGTTTCTGGGGGTGTTTACGTTGCTAAATTtgaaagacagagagagaggTTTTTGTCTAGTTATGCTAAAGGATGTTTCTAGGGACGTGTTATTTGCGTTTATATTAATTGGCATACCAGGGAATAGAGAGAATGattgcgtgtgtgtgtgtgtgtgtgtgtgagagagagagagagagagagaattggcATACCAAGGATAAGGAAtgatagtgtgtgtgtgtgagagagagggagggaggaatTATAGAGAGAATGAAGGAGGAAGCGAAGGAGGAGCCAATGAGGAACGAAGGTGTCTAAAAAGGAGGCTATAATAttgaacttttgaaaaaattgaagaactgcatatggttttttgttttcgGCAGTCAAATTCCGTGTGAAGAGCAAATCAAAGAGCCGTCCTTTCTCTTTTCAGTAGTGATTCATCGACAAAATGTCATCATACAACATTTATGGTGTGATTGTGAACCCCAAATTTGATGAAGTTTTGTCATCCAAGTGTGTGGTTGGTTTGTCCTCCTAGATATAAATGTCGTTGTTAATGCACcgagttttttaattaaaaatatgttagattatttttactttttttatttttattatagtacATAAAAACTAttgataaacatataaaaattattaatttaatatttttgtaagtaacaattaatttgaaaggcaagttgaagcaaaaaaaaaaacatcaaagacacaaaatatgtattttatatcAGAGATTATTAGTTTAGAaatgtaaatattaaaatcacaaCAGTGATTAACCCAAAAGAAACATATATTTAATACATGAggaacaaaaaatgaatttaattgatcccttcaacaacaaatcaaccactaccagaaaattaacaaatacaaatagaaatatCAATGGAATTTTTTCATCTATAAATTACGGTGAATTTTTCTGGCTGAATATGCCCTTACAGTATTCATCGATAAACACCAATAgaaatattctctcggtatatactAAAGGAATTACAGTGAGAaaagaataaatgaaaaaaaaccaaaaaatacgaTAACGTGTCATTTTTATACACAAAATTACTGATAGATTTATTTCAATATGTCGGTAAattcgtctgtaatatttaatttatgatctgACGAGCAACCCTCCTCTATTAGTAATGAAGATTAGATCACATATATATAGATGGTACATGTGCTCTCTCTTATTCGTCCCATAGTCCTGACAAAGACCTGCCttttcatcctccttcagcatctctattctaaattaattgtatttaaacttataaatgtttataaatattttatttttatattaatttaatttaattattttttatttttgtttaatagatttaaaaaaattaaattattactgGCAAGGTTACCGGCAAACTAAGTTTAATTATCGGTATATTTCAgaaagttgaaaattaattactataaaTGTTACTATCATTATTTACTCACCGATAGAATTATAAATGGTCTGTTTGATCGTTATATGTCAAATTCACCGAGAAGAATATTGGCAGACaaaaaatattaccgatggaattataTACAGTTTTTTTgtcggtgatatgttatattcatCAATAGAAATATCAATGGATAAAgcggataaatttttttttgcacgcTTTTgccgtcagtaaatccatcagtAAAATTATTACCGATGAACTCACCGATAGACCATAAATCACTTACAAGAGTTTTTCCGGCGGAGTATTGTCATCCCATCCGTGAGCCCATCAGAAAAATTTGTGCCCATGATATTTCGTcagtaaatctaaaaaatttgatAGTCAACAATATCACTCTTAgcatttttattaacttttttttgttaattaatcataaaaaaaaaatggacagtTAGGTTGACACTGATATGTTTTTTGATGTTACacttcaatttatattaatatcttaCGTGAGATTATTCCATTAATTATAGATCATCAGatttatggaagaaaaaaaaaaaaaaaagggttgttGTCAAGAAGTATGTTGTCAGCCAACCCTTTTCCCTTGTTTCTCTGGTTGGCTTTGCCTATCTCTATTAAGTGGAATTGGATTCCAATATTTAGTTGGTATTTGGAATATTACGAgcggttgtttttattttcatttagaatacataaaagatgatatattttatatatattttaaaaaatataaaaaaaaacttttttcttttaaaaattcaattttgatatcaaaaatcaaaacataaaaaaaacacataaaaaactttcaaacaaaaatgaagttcaaaatttttgaaaactcCAATCACTTTCTCAAacactttttttgttatttatttttacagtaaaaatgttatttttaaaaaaaagttaaatttttttatttaaaattaaattttttattattattttaatgttcttgatttttttagaggcTAGTTGGGAAACTGATCCCTGAAATCTTAACAATTTCTTAAGATGGTCCAGAAAGCATGTCGACAGAAAAAGTGGACAGGTGTCTAGTACATGTCAGATCAAGAATTAATAGTAAAttaatcatctaggtggtggcccagtgataagagcttgggatcaagaggtttgctccctctgtggtctcaggttcgagccctgtggttgctcatatgatggccactggaggtttacatggtcgttaacttcaggacccgtgggattagttgaggtgcgcgcaagctggcccggacacccacgttaaactaaaaaaagaattaatagtaaattgaatgaaaaatgaACATTATTAAACGAAAATCATTAgcaaagtaaattaattaaacgAAGATCAggccccttttttatttttcaactcaaataaataaagacacAGAAAACTTGCTACTTTAAAACGTTAGTTCAATCAAACATAACGCACTACCTTTGCCTAATCCTTAAAAACTAATATAGCTAATCAAGCCCCGTCAAGAAAATTTCAACGGACAAGATTATATTTCTTAGGCCTAAATCCACCCCTAGAACATGATCtgatttcatttattaacaactttcatttttattcatgtttagtttaatttttttaagtttttgcgtttagttaaaaatgaaataaaaatctataattaaaaaatcaacactaccagaaattacAGACGGCAtattcagaattaaaaaaaaaaagcggtTCGCTAACGTGGAAGTTTTGGCGGacgattttaccgatggaacaccgagggattcaaaccgggatctccgtacagtgacgtgaccaaTTCACCATCAGAATtgcagcgctagataagtaatagaaactaaaggtatgatggagccaatatttcatgacggaaaaaaaaagttgtgttggtgatcaaaaacttagagactgaataaaatgatttgtagcaatccacactgttttgtgaggaaaaatatagtgctttcgccacatgatttagcttttctgttaataaaaaggaaaaaaaatacaaaactaaattctctaccaacttaatataaaaaaaatcgacaaaaataattttggaaggaaaaaaacccgtaaggaaaaacattatagcaattgacaatgttttgtgaggaaaactacagtgttttccccaatacaatcgacaaagataattttagaaataatcataaaaaaaccatttagagaaatactgtagcaatctacagtgttttgtgaggaaaacaacAACGCTTTCCccatataatttagttttattgtaattataatttttaaccaactcgatattcaaaaaaaattgacaaagataattttggaaaaaaatcataaaaaaatcatgtgggaaaacactgcagcaattcacagtgttttaaagaaaaaaattacaaagcgaaattctcaatcagctcaatattaaaaaaaaatcgacagagata of Populus trichocarpa isolate Nisqually-1 chromosome 16, P.trichocarpa_v4.1, whole genome shotgun sequence contains these proteins:
- the LOC7484021 gene encoding xylan glycosyltransferase MUCI21 — translated: MVHSYRYHDQLKKGDRQHVEEEEVLLSSLMCAASSGYFNRTRPKLFSLVILSLLSCCLILSPPLFCSSSTSSLSYSFDVESDGVATNVNAKAYLCSSISNGTICCDRSSMRSDVCVMKGDVRTHSASSSIFLFTSRNNNSVMNKVSSLVDKDEELHHEKIKPYTRKWETSVMDSIDELGLIAKTENSRINHHCDVMHDVPAVFFSTGGYTGNVYHEFNDGILPLYITSQHFKKKVVFVILDYHNWWIMKYGNILSLLSDYPAIDFSGDKKTHCFPEAIAGLRIHDELTVDPSLMQENKSIVDFRNFLDRAYWPRIKSMIKGEERGAQKKLELKAHSSKKNLKQVHEATLKKPKLVILSRNGSRAITNENLLVKMAEEIGFRVEVMRPEPTTELARIYRALNSSEVMIGVHGAAMTHFLFMKPGSVFIQVIPLGTEWAADAYYGEPARKLGLKYIGYQILPRESSLYDKYDKNDPVLRDPRSVSDKGWQYTKSIYLDNQNVRLNLGRFQRRLLRAYRYSIAKVNSRYHLQSQ